The genomic interval TGATCTTTTTGGGAGTTGGAGAAGGCGAGGGCTGGGGCCCAGGCGTGGCTGCTGGAGAAGAGCTTTCCTGCGACATTCCCCACAGCACTCCTGGGAAAAGAGTAGAACCCAGCCCAATAGAGGAACATACGGCCATAAATTTACGGCGATCGAAGGTGTCCATAGGGGTTAAAAGCGAAGGCGAATTATACAGGCGCGACTCTGCGCCCCACCTATAGACGGCGGAGTTCCGGGTTTGACGCTGCGTTTTTTGGGCTGTTAGACTGGTTTCAACCCGCCGAAGACCAAGTCCAGAAGGGAAATTGTGCGCGCAGAAGCCCGGCATAGACTAAAAGAAGATAGATTCGCTATCGCGACCCAGGAAACGATCCACTGGACGGTGGAGCACCGCAACAAGTTGGTTCTATCTGCCGTAATTGTCGGCGCGGTGCTCGCGCTGGCGCTGGGCGGCTGGTACTACTTGCGGCGCCAGGATCAAGCGGCCAGTATAGCGATGGGCCAAGCGCTACGCACTTATCAGGCTCCCATTATTTCCGCCGGAAGCTCCCCGGAACCTGGGATGACCAGCTTTCCTTCCGCGCAGGAGCGGGCCAAGGCCGCACAGGTGCAGTTCCGGAACATTGCCGCCAAATACTCACATACCCGGAATGGCGAAATCGCCCGCTACTTCGCCGCGCTTGCGGACAATGACCTGGGCAACACAGCCGCCGCCGAGAAGGAATTGAAAGAGATTTCGGAGGTGCACAACGCCGATCTCGCGTCGCTGGCGAAATTCGCATTGGCGTCGCAGTACAAAACCTCCGGCCAGGACGCGAAGGCCATTGATCTCTACAAACAGCTGATTGCTCATCCCTCGCGGACGGTGGGCAAAGCCGAGGCCCAGCTCGAACTCGCGTCCTTGTACGCAGCCAAGCAGCCGGCCGAAGCCAAGAAGATCTATGAGGAGATCAGCAAGGACAATCCCGCCACTGCCGCCGCCCAGATCGCCCAGGCCAGGATGCAGGACCTGAAGTAGTCTACTTACCCAACTCTACTTACCCAACGTCTCGCAGTTGTTCCAGCACTTCACCGCCTGCAACTCGATTTCAGCTTTTTTATGGGGGACGTGTGTCAGTGAACTCGGCAGCACGACCAGCGACTGTGGGCCATCGGCCAGGTTAAACGCGCAATCGAAATTTAACGACTGCACTCCGCGCTGCTTGCACGAGGTGTTTGCCAGGGCGGAGGGCAGGGTTTCAGGGTTGTCGTACACCTGGTCGGCAAACTTCGAAGGCAGGACGGCGATGGTCATGGGCACCGGCGCCTTGATTCTGACGTTGACCGGCTGGTGGTCGCGTTCGGGAGTCAGCAGGCTGTAAATCTTCGGCGTCGCGGTGAGCTGATACTTTTCTTTCACCAGGCGAACCCAGCGAAATTCCGGCTGGTTGCAGTTGTCCACGCACGCCCAACTGTAGTACTGCACATGAAGGCTGTTCGGCGAAATAAACTGCTTCGCCCCATGAGTCAAAACTGCGCCAATCCCGGTAAGAATCGCGCGATCAGGAGTGCGCTCGTCGTGGATCAGTAAGACCATCGGCCGGTCCCGCCCTAGATGACATTCATAAGTCGTGTTCACCACATGCTGCTGCAGGCAATGATACTCAATGGTTCCCGCGGTCCCAGGATGTTGCAGGACTGCATTCCAATCATCAAGCCACGCCAGCGCGATGGTGACAGGCTGCTTGGCCGCGATATCAACGTGGATATTCCCACCGTCGTTGCCGGGGCGGTAAACCCGTCCAGTGTGATAGTCGGCAGGGTCCAGCTGCACCGATTCATCATTGGCTCGCACCCAGTTGAAAGTCTTCTCTTGGCCGAATGAT from Terriglobales bacterium carries:
- a CDS encoding tetratricopeptide repeat protein, producing the protein MRAEARHRLKEDRFAIATQETIHWTVEHRNKLVLSAVIVGAVLALALGGWYYLRRQDQAASIAMGQALRTYQAPIISAGSSPEPGMTSFPSAQERAKAAQVQFRNIAAKYSHTRNGEIARYFAALADNDLGNTAAAEKELKEISEVHNADLASLAKFALASQYKTSGQDAKAIDLYKQLIAHPSRTVGKAEAQLELASLYAAKQPAEAKKIYEEISKDNPATAAAQIAQARMQDLK